One region of Oxalobacteraceae sp. CFBP 8761 genomic DNA includes:
- a CDS encoding ANTAR domain-containing protein: MKPRDTTTPHLRIVVVLSATAPGTDPDAAQAAQTRRSTALRIGLLESGYDLVASLPADVFLPERIAQLQPDLIILDSESDARDVLEHIVIATRDARRPIVLFTEDDAPASMDAALEAGVSAYIVAGLQAERVKPVLDVALARFRREQRLLDELSDTRQKLAERKVLDRAKGMLMTRYQLTEDQAYQRLRSLAMNKNMKLVDVAQRLIDVEDLLG, translated from the coding sequence ATGAAACCGCGAGACACAACAACCCCACATTTGCGCATTGTTGTCGTGCTGTCCGCAACGGCACCCGGCACCGACCCCGACGCGGCCCAGGCAGCGCAGACCCGGCGCAGCACCGCGCTGCGCATTGGCCTGCTCGAATCGGGCTACGATCTGGTTGCATCGCTGCCGGCCGACGTGTTCCTGCCCGAGCGCATCGCGCAGTTGCAGCCCGACCTGATCATCCTCGACAGCGAGTCGGACGCGCGCGACGTGCTCGAACACATCGTGATCGCCACCCGCGACGCGCGCCGGCCCATCGTGCTGTTTACCGAAGACGACGCGCCGGCCAGCATGGATGCCGCACTGGAAGCGGGCGTGTCGGCGTACATCGTGGCCGGCCTGCAGGCCGAGCGCGTCAAGCCGGTGCTCGACGTCGCGCTGGCGCGCTTCCGGCGCGAGCAGCGATTGCTCGACGAATTGAGCGACACCCGGCAAAAGCTGGCCGAGCGCAAGGTGCTCGACCGCGCCAAGGGCATGTTGATGACGCGCTACCAGCTGACCGAAGACCAGGCCTACCAGCGCCTGCGCAGCCTGGCCATGAACAAGAACATGAAGCTGGTCGACGTCGCGCAGCGCTTGATCGACGTGGAAGACCTGCTGGGCTGA
- a CDS encoding S9 family peptidase — MRTPALTLFAASFAASLASFALPAAAAPTPITLDQAMSHPDWIGTPVEDAWFSWDSKQVYYKQKRTGSPVRDTFQAGANAGKAQMVSDAELTKIDSADVVYNRNNTRMLVIRNNDLFERDLKSGQLVQVTRGASRIGNAQYAADERSVQYRIGTDWYVWDRVTRVTGPAALPRAAKDPNAPEDDAYRATELRLIEHLKRQKDDRDALRARNDELRRVDASMAPTPVYLGDKVTLEASSLSPDGRWLLVVTAAKGADKGRVGKMPRYVNESGYEETEDVRTRVGRNMPPAHSLKLVDLRTNTVKDIGFDTLPGITVDPLAALRAAAKKDPLKGNRPVVVSGGRNAIDWSSNGANVAVMLRSVDNKDRWIASVDLRDAKLKPLNRVTDGAWVNYDNAEFGWLPDNRTLWYLSEESGYSHLYTQDSMGSGAPRALTSGKWEASDVRWNADGSTAYMLCNHEAPGDYEVCAVSARGGAVREVTKLDGVERFNLSPDQNKLLVHWSSSYTPIQIATVPVSGGAATKLTDTRTPDFKAREWIEPQYVAVPSSAGGDPVHAKLYRPAQLEAGKTYPVVMFVHGAGYLQNVSKRYPVYFREQMFHNLLVQQGYIVLDMDYRASKGYGAKWRTAIYRQMGHPELDDYLDGVKYLVGQQQGDANNIGVYGGSYGGFMTFMALMRAPDVFKAGAALRPVTDWTSYNHEYTANILNTPDIDPEAYKKSSPIEYAQNLKGHLLISHGMIDDNVLYQDSVRMAQRLIEMKKDHWEMASYPLERHGYVQPEAWYDQYRRIYQLFERSLKQK, encoded by the coding sequence ATGCGCACACCTGCACTCACCCTCTTTGCGGCCTCGTTCGCGGCCTCGCTGGCATCGTTCGCACTGCCGGCAGCAGCAGCACCGACACCCATCACCCTCGACCAGGCCATGAGCCATCCCGACTGGATCGGCACGCCGGTGGAAGACGCCTGGTTCAGCTGGGACAGCAAGCAGGTGTACTACAAGCAGAAGCGCACCGGCTCGCCCGTGCGTGACACGTTCCAGGCTGGCGCGAACGCCGGCAAGGCGCAGATGGTGAGCGACGCCGAGCTGACGAAGATCGACAGCGCCGACGTGGTCTACAACCGCAACAACACGCGCATGCTGGTCATCCGCAACAACGACCTGTTCGAGCGCGACCTGAAATCGGGCCAACTGGTGCAGGTCACGCGCGGCGCGAGCCGCATCGGCAACGCGCAGTACGCGGCCGACGAGCGCTCGGTGCAGTACCGCATCGGCACCGACTGGTATGTGTGGGACCGCGTGACCCGGGTTACCGGCCCGGCCGCGCTGCCGCGCGCGGCGAAGGACCCGAACGCCCCCGAAGACGACGCCTACCGCGCGACCGAGCTGCGCCTGATCGAGCACCTCAAGCGCCAGAAGGATGACCGCGACGCGCTGCGCGCCCGCAACGACGAACTGCGCCGCGTCGATGCCTCGATGGCGCCAACGCCCGTCTACCTGGGCGACAAGGTCACGCTGGAGGCAAGTTCGCTGTCGCCGGACGGCCGCTGGCTGCTGGTCGTCACCGCCGCCAAGGGCGCCGACAAGGGCCGCGTGGGCAAGATGCCGCGCTACGTGAACGAATCGGGTTACGAAGAAACGGAAGACGTGCGCACGCGCGTGGGCCGCAATATGCCGCCAGCGCACTCGCTGAAACTGGTCGACCTGCGCACCAATACCGTCAAGGACATCGGCTTCGACACCCTTCCGGGCATCACCGTCGATCCGCTGGCCGCGCTGCGCGCTGCTGCCAAGAAGGATCCCCTCAAGGGCAACCGGCCGGTGGTCGTCTCGGGTGGCCGCAACGCGATCGACTGGAGCAGCAACGGCGCCAACGTCGCCGTGATGCTGCGCTCGGTCGACAACAAGGACCGCTGGATCGCCAGCGTCGACCTGCGTGACGCCAAGCTGAAACCCCTGAACCGCGTGACCGATGGCGCCTGGGTCAATTACGACAACGCCGAATTCGGCTGGCTGCCGGATAACCGCACGCTGTGGTACCTGTCGGAAGAATCGGGCTACTCGCACCTGTACACGCAGGACAGCATGGGATCGGGTGCGCCACGCGCGCTGACCTCGGGCAAATGGGAAGCCAGCGACGTGCGCTGGAACGCGGACGGCAGCACCGCCTACATGCTGTGCAACCACGAAGCACCGGGCGACTACGAAGTCTGCGCCGTGAGCGCCAGGGGCGGTGCGGTGCGCGAAGTGACGAAGCTCGACGGCGTCGAACGCTTCAACCTGTCGCCGGACCAGAACAAGCTGCTGGTGCACTGGTCGTCGAGCTATACGCCGATCCAGATCGCGACCGTGCCCGTCTCGGGCGGCGCCGCCACCAAACTGACCGATACCCGCACGCCGGACTTCAAGGCGCGTGAATGGATCGAGCCGCAGTACGTGGCCGTGCCATCGAGCGCCGGCGGCGATCCGGTGCATGCCAAGCTGTATCGGCCTGCGCAGCTCGAAGCCGGCAAGACCTACCCGGTCGTGATGTTCGTGCACGGCGCCGGCTACCTGCAGAACGTCAGCAAGCGTTATCCGGTCTACTTCCGCGAGCAGATGTTCCACAACCTGCTGGTACAGCAGGGGTACATCGTGCTGGACATGGATTACCGCGCCTCGAAAGGCTATGGCGCCAAATGGCGTACCGCGATCTACCGCCAGATGGGCCACCCGGAACTGGACGACTACCTCGACGGCGTGAAATACCTGGTCGGCCAGCAGCAGGGCGACGCCAACAATATCGGCGTCTATGGCGGCAGCTACGGCGGCTTCATGACCTTCATGGCCCTGATGCGCGCACCGGACGTGTTCAAGGCCGGCGCCGCGCTGCGCCCCGTGACCGACTGGACCAGCTACAACCACGAGTACACGGCCAACATCCTCAACACGCCGGACATCGACCCGGAAGCATATAAAAAATCGTCGCCGATCGAGTACGCGCAGAACCTCAAGGGCCACCTGCTGATCTCGCACGGCATGATCGACGATAACGTGCTGTACCAGGACTCGGTGCGCATGGCGCAGCGCCTGATCGAGATGAAGAAGGACCACTGGGAAATGGCGAGCTACCCGCTCGAGCGCCATGGCTATGTGCAGCCGGAAGCGTGGTACGACCAGTACCGCCGGATCTATCAGCTGTTCGAGCGCTCGCTCAAGCAGAAGTAA
- a CDS encoding NAD(P)/FAD-dependent oxidoreductase: MNTTHRPALVVVGNGMAGMRTVEELLALAPGMYDITVFGAEPHVNYNRIMLSPVLAGDKTQDDIVLHPRAWYAEHGITLHTGDPVVAIDRRRRIVRSQSGVEVAYDRLLLATGSQPFIVPVPGADLPGVVGFRDLDDVDTMLQAARDGRHAVVIGGGLLGLEAANGLLRRGMDVTVVHLTGSLLNQQLDGDASLLLKGALERRGLRILLGVQTEAILGDGKVASVRLSDGVTLPADLVVMAAGVRPNVALARAAGLHVERAIVVDDTLQSYDPRVYAVGECVQHRRATFGLVAPIWEQARVCAAHLAGFGHRRYVQQAVATKLKVTGIDLYSAGDIVGGPGTQDLVLRDRRSGMYKRLVLDGNRLTGAVLYGDVADGPWYFDLIGRGVDISALRDRLLFGPALCDAQAA, from the coding sequence ATGAATACCACGCACAGGCCCGCGCTGGTGGTGGTCGGCAACGGCATGGCCGGGATGCGCACGGTCGAGGAACTGCTCGCGCTGGCCCCTGGCATGTACGACATCACCGTGTTCGGCGCCGAGCCGCACGTGAACTACAACCGCATCATGCTCTCGCCCGTGCTGGCGGGCGACAAGACGCAGGACGACATCGTGCTGCATCCGCGCGCGTGGTACGCCGAGCATGGCATCACGCTGCACACGGGCGACCCGGTCGTGGCCATCGATCGCCGCCGCCGCATCGTGCGCTCGCAATCGGGTGTGGAAGTGGCATATGACCGCCTGCTGCTGGCCACCGGTTCGCAGCCATTCATCGTTCCGGTACCGGGCGCGGATCTGCCGGGCGTGGTGGGCTTTCGCGACCTGGATGATGTCGACACGATGCTGCAGGCGGCGCGCGACGGCCGGCACGCGGTGGTGATCGGCGGTGGCCTGCTCGGGCTGGAAGCGGCCAACGGCCTGTTGCGGCGTGGGATGGACGTGACGGTCGTGCACCTGACCGGCAGCCTGCTGAACCAGCAGCTCGATGGCGACGCGTCGCTGCTGCTCAAGGGCGCACTCGAGCGGCGCGGCTTGCGCATCCTGCTGGGCGTGCAGACCGAGGCCATTCTGGGTGATGGCAAGGTGGCATCGGTGCGCCTGTCCGATGGCGTCACGCTGCCGGCCGATCTGGTGGTGATGGCGGCCGGTGTGCGCCCCAACGTGGCGCTGGCGCGCGCGGCCGGCCTGCATGTCGAGCGCGCGATCGTTGTCGACGACACGCTGCAAAGCTACGACCCGCGCGTGTATGCGGTGGGCGAGTGCGTCCAGCACCGCCGCGCGACCTTCGGCCTGGTCGCGCCGATCTGGGAACAGGCGCGCGTCTGCGCGGCGCACCTGGCCGGCTTCGGGCACCGCCGCTACGTGCAGCAGGCCGTGGCCACCAAACTCAAGGTCACCGGGATCGATCTGTACTCGGCCGGCGACATCGTCGGCGGGCCGGGCACGCAGGACCTGGTGCTGCGCGACCGCCGCTCCGGCATGTACAAGCGCCTGGTCCTCGATGGTAATCGCCTCACGGGCGCCGTGCTGTATGGCGACGTGGCCGACGGCCCCTGGTATTTCGACCTGATCGGGCGCGGCGTCGACATCTCGGCGCTGCGCGACCGCCTGTTGTTCGGCCCTGCGTTGTGCGACGCGCAGGCCGCCTAG
- the nirB gene encoding nitrite reductase large subunit: MHIVVIGHGMVGHKFLETLAASSMQDPATPLRVTVLGEEPRPAYDRVHLSEFFAGKSADDLSLVAPGYFERAELAERVVLRLNAKVVAIDRAAQSVLLGDGSTVSYDRLVLATGSYPFVPPVPGAEREDCFVYRTIEDLEKMKECAARGDGTRQRIGVVIGGGLLGLECAKALRDLGLQAHVVEFAPRLMAVQVDDAGARVLRTRIEELGVGVHTGKNTLAIVDGDETTHRMQFADGTSLDTDMIVFSAGIRPRDELARQAGLELGARGGIVIDGQCLTSDPHVYAIGECALWSGQLFGLVAPGYDMARTAARHVLGAECGFAGADMSTKLKLMGVDVASLGDAHGVTPGSRSYQFLDERRQTYRKIVVSSCGKYLLGGVLVGDAASYGALLQTMLNKIELPEAPEYLILPESGNTVRPALGVDKLPATAQVCSCNDISKGALCEAVAGGATTIGALKSCTTAGTACGGCVPLVTQVLNAELKKLGVAVNNHLCEHFAYSRQELYHLVRVEGIKEFGELLARHGKGLGCDVCKPTAANILASVWNDFVLKPKHASLQDSNDYFLGNIQKDGTYSVIPRMAGGEVTADGLIAVGMVAKKYGLYTKITGGQRVDLFGARVDQLPAIWEELIDAGFESGHAYGKSLRTVKSCVGSTWCRYGVGDSVGFAIELENRYKGLRAPHKIKFGVSGCTRECAEAQGKDVGLIATDKGWNLYVCGNGGMKPRHAELIASNLTEAEVVRLTDRFLMFYVRTAERLQRTSTWRENLEGGLEYLRQVVVEDSLGIGDELEAQMQHVVDTYACEWKEAITNPAVRSRFRHFVNSAEPDSNVVFVPERGQVRPATFDERRRTIPIAVA; encoded by the coding sequence ATGCATATCGTCGTCATCGGCCACGGAATGGTGGGCCACAAATTCCTCGAAACGCTCGCTGCCAGCAGCATGCAGGACCCGGCGACACCGCTGCGGGTCACGGTGCTGGGCGAAGAGCCGCGCCCGGCCTACGACCGCGTGCACCTGTCGGAATTCTTTGCCGGGAAGAGCGCGGATGACCTGTCGCTGGTCGCGCCGGGCTACTTCGAACGCGCCGAGCTGGCCGAGCGCGTCGTGCTGCGCCTGAACGCGAAGGTGGTCGCCATCGACCGCGCTGCGCAATCGGTGCTGCTGGGCGACGGCAGCACTGTCTCCTACGATCGCCTGGTGCTGGCCACCGGCTCGTACCCGTTCGTGCCGCCGGTGCCGGGGGCCGAGCGCGAGGACTGCTTCGTGTACCGCACGATCGAAGACCTCGAGAAGATGAAGGAATGCGCCGCCCGCGGCGACGGCACGCGCCAGCGCATCGGCGTCGTCATCGGCGGCGGGCTGCTGGGCCTGGAGTGCGCCAAGGCGCTGCGCGACCTGGGCCTGCAGGCGCACGTCGTCGAATTTGCGCCGCGCCTGATGGCGGTGCAGGTCGACGATGCGGGCGCGCGCGTGCTGCGCACCCGCATCGAAGAACTGGGTGTCGGCGTCCACACCGGCAAGAACACGCTGGCCATCGTCGATGGCGACGAGACCACCCACCGCATGCAGTTCGCCGACGGCACGAGTCTGGACACCGACATGATCGTGTTCTCGGCCGGCATCCGCCCGCGCGATGAACTGGCGCGCCAGGCCGGCCTTGAGCTGGGCGCGCGCGGCGGCATCGTCATCGACGGCCAGTGCCTGACGTCCGACCCGCACGTCTACGCGATCGGCGAATGCGCGCTGTGGAGCGGCCAGCTGTTTGGCCTGGTGGCGCCGGGCTACGACATGGCGCGCACCGCCGCGCGCCATGTGCTGGGCGCCGAATGCGGTTTTGCAGGCGCCGACATGAGCACGAAGCTCAAGCTGATGGGCGTGGACGTGGCCAGCCTGGGCGACGCGCATGGTGTCACGCCGGGCAGCCGCAGCTACCAGTTCCTGGATGAGCGGCGCCAGACCTACCGCAAGATCGTTGTCTCGAGCTGTGGCAAGTACCTGCTCGGCGGCGTGCTGGTGGGCGACGCCGCATCGTACGGCGCGCTGCTGCAGACAATGCTCAACAAGATCGAGCTGCCCGAAGCGCCCGAATACCTGATCCTGCCGGAGAGCGGCAACACGGTGCGGCCTGCGCTGGGCGTGGACAAGCTGCCAGCCACGGCGCAGGTCTGCTCGTGCAACGACATCTCGAAGGGCGCGCTGTGCGAGGCGGTGGCCGGCGGCGCCACCACGATCGGCGCGCTGAAAAGCTGCACGACGGCCGGTACGGCCTGCGGTGGCTGCGTGCCGCTGGTGACGCAGGTGCTGAACGCCGAACTGAAAAAACTGGGCGTGGCCGTCAACAACCACCTGTGCGAACACTTTGCTTACTCGCGCCAGGAGCTGTACCACCTGGTGCGCGTGGAAGGCATCAAGGAGTTCGGCGAACTGCTGGCGCGCCACGGCAAGGGCCTTGGCTGCGACGTCTGCAAGCCGACCGCCGCGAATATCCTGGCCTCGGTGTGGAACGATTTCGTGCTCAAACCGAAGCACGCCAGCCTGCAGGATTCGAACGACTACTTCCTCGGCAACATCCAGAAGGACGGCACCTACTCGGTCATACCGCGCATGGCGGGCGGCGAAGTGACCGCCGACGGCTTGATCGCGGTGGGCATGGTCGCCAAGAAGTACGGCCTGTACACCAAGATCACGGGCGGACAGCGGGTCGACCTGTTCGGCGCGCGCGTGGACCAGCTGCCGGCGATCTGGGAAGAGCTGATCGACGCCGGCTTCGAGTCGGGCCACGCCTACGGCAAGTCGCTGCGCACGGTGAAATCGTGCGTCGGCTCGACCTGGTGCCGCTATGGCGTGGGCGACAGCGTGGGCTTTGCCATCGAACTGGAAAACCGCTACAAGGGTTTGCGCGCACCGCACAAGATCAAGTTTGGCGTGTCGGGCTGCACCCGCGAATGCGCCGAGGCGCAGGGCAAGGACGTGGGCCTGATCGCCACCGACAAGGGCTGGAACCTGTACGTGTGCGGCAACGGCGGCATGAAGCCGCGTCACGCGGAGCTGATCGCATCGAACCTGACCGAGGCCGAGGTCGTGCGCCTGACCGACCGCTTCCTGATGTTCTACGTACGCACGGCCGAACGCTTGCAGCGCACGTCGACCTGGCGCGAAAACCTCGAAGGGGGCCTGGAGTATCTGCGCCAGGTGGTGGTCGAGGACAGCCTGGGCATCGGCGACGAACTCGAAGCGCAGATGCAGCACGTGGTCGACACCTACGCGTGCGAATGGAAGGAAGCGATCACCAATCCGGCCGTGCGCAGCCGCTTCCGCCACTTCGTCAACAGCGCGGAACCGGACAGCAACGTGGTGTTCGTGCCCGAGCGCGGCCAGGTGCGCCCGGCCACGTTCGATGAACGCCGCCGCACGATTCCCATCGCCGTGGCTTGA
- a CDS encoding ABC transporter substrate-binding protein, with protein MTLAGKGAWIAGTDRPEIETIRIGFMPLADCAPLVMASVLGFDELYGVRFALSREQSWTGMREHLVGGQLDAAQALYGMVYGIQNGIGTGQCDMAVLMNLNQNGQNITLSRTWADAAAEPGGLARLVQAGQHLTLAHTFPTGNHAMFLYYWLAAQGVDPMKDCRVVTVPPGQMAASLAAGHMDGFCAGEPWGQRALRDGVGVQAASSEQVWPNHPGKALGTRAAFAATHPNACRAMIAALLQAARWLDASRANREAAAEVLASPAYVNASRETLQYCLAGADEGAAWRGHNGLRFYGDGEANFPWLSDGMWFMTQHRRWGLLRTDPDTGPDYLALAQQVNRIDLYREAAERTGTPLPAATLRTSTLMDGRVWDGSDPHAFAQDLAPA; from the coding sequence ATGACATTGGCAGGCAAGGGCGCATGGATCGCCGGTACCGACCGTCCCGAGATCGAGACCATCCGCATCGGCTTCATGCCGCTGGCCGACTGCGCGCCGCTGGTGATGGCGTCGGTGCTGGGCTTCGATGAACTGTACGGCGTGCGCTTTGCACTGAGCCGCGAACAATCCTGGACCGGCATGCGCGAGCACCTGGTGGGCGGGCAGCTCGATGCGGCGCAGGCGCTGTACGGCATGGTGTACGGGATCCAGAACGGCATCGGCACCGGCCAGTGCGACATGGCGGTCTTGATGAACCTGAACCAGAATGGCCAGAACATCACGCTTTCGCGCACCTGGGCCGACGCGGCAGCAGAACCGGGCGGGCTGGCGCGCCTGGTGCAGGCCGGGCAGCACCTGACGCTCGCGCACACGTTCCCGACCGGGAATCACGCGATGTTCCTGTATTACTGGCTGGCGGCGCAGGGCGTCGATCCGATGAAAGACTGCCGGGTGGTGACGGTGCCGCCGGGGCAGATGGCGGCCAGCCTGGCGGCCGGCCATATGGATGGCTTTTGTGCGGGCGAGCCGTGGGGCCAGCGCGCGCTGCGCGACGGCGTGGGCGTGCAGGCCGCGTCGAGCGAGCAGGTATGGCCGAACCATCCCGGCAAGGCGCTGGGCACGCGCGCTGCCTTTGCCGCCACCCACCCGAATGCCTGCCGCGCGATGATCGCCGCGCTGCTGCAGGCCGCGCGCTGGCTCGACGCCTCGCGCGCCAACCGCGAAGCGGCGGCCGAGGTGCTGGCCAGTCCTGCGTATGTGAATGCCAGCCGCGAGACGCTGCAGTATTGCCTGGCCGGCGCGGACGAAGGCGCGGCCTGGCGTGGCCATAACGGCCTGCGCTTCTACGGGGACGGCGAAGCGAACTTTCCGTGGCTGTCCGACGGCATGTGGTTCATGACACAGCACCGCCGCTGGGGCTTGCTCCGTACCGATCCCGATACCGGTCCCGATTACCTGGCGCTGGCGCAGCAGGTCAACCGCATCGACCTGTATCGCGAAGCGGCCGAGCGCACCGGCACGCCACTGCCTGCCGCCACGCTGCGCACGTCCACGCTGATGGATGGGCGGGTCTGGGATGGCAGCGATCCGCACGCTTTCGCTCAAGACCTCGCACCGGCTTGA
- the nirD gene encoding nitrite reductase small subunit NirD, with translation MHRDTQLANWTAVCRLDEIVPDTGVCALLNGRQVAVFRIGDLEPRVFAIDNYDPNSQAAVLSRGLVGSIGERIVVASPIYKQHFDLASGECLEAPAQSVASYPARIDGAVVWVAA, from the coding sequence ATGCATCGTGACACCCAACTTGCCAACTGGACGGCTGTGTGCCGGCTCGACGAGATCGTCCCCGACACCGGCGTGTGCGCGCTGCTGAATGGCCGCCAGGTGGCCGTGTTCCGCATCGGCGACCTTGAGCCACGCGTGTTCGCCATCGATAACTACGATCCGAATTCGCAGGCCGCCGTGCTCTCGCGCGGGCTGGTGGGCAGCATCGGCGAGCGCATCGTCGTGGCCTCGCCCATCTACAAGCAGCACTTCGACCTGGCCAGCGGCGAGTGCCTGGAAGCGCCGGCGCAGTCGGTGGCGAGCTACCCGGCCCGGATCGATGGCGCCGTCGTCTGGGTCGCCGCATGA
- a CDS encoding MFS transporter, with translation MTGKADNINLFSFQGAPMRAFHLTWVAFFICFFAWFACAPLMPVIKGEFGLSMEQIANINIAAVAITIFVRLLVGPLCDRYGPRKTYTGLLLIGAIPVLGVAMAQSYETFLLARLGIGAVGASFVITQYHTSVMFSPKVVGTANAAAAGWGNAGGGAAQALMPLLLTAVVMLGVSQSMSWRVALVVPGVMMIIMAFVYWRYTQDCPAGNYDDLRKTGDLPASAGKGGWASFTEGCRNHRAWLLFVTYGACFGIEIFIHNIAAVYYVDHFDLTLGQAGMAAGSFGLLALFARALGGWLSDRAARGGDVNRRVTMLFVLMIGEALGLLWFAQADGVVFAVVAMLVFGLFTHMACGATYALVPFVAPRALGGVAGIVGAGGNVGAVAAGFLMKGTGDIQSTLTILSGLVLVASLCALGARFGSTSRVPSATVAA, from the coding sequence ATGACCGGCAAAGCAGACAACATCAATCTTTTCTCGTTCCAGGGCGCGCCAATGCGCGCCTTCCACCTGACCTGGGTGGCCTTCTTCATTTGCTTCTTCGCGTGGTTCGCCTGCGCGCCGCTGATGCCCGTCATCAAAGGCGAGTTCGGCCTCTCGATGGAGCAGATCGCCAACATCAATATCGCGGCGGTGGCGATCACAATTTTTGTCCGCCTGCTGGTCGGGCCTCTGTGCGACCGCTACGGCCCGCGCAAGACCTATACGGGCCTGCTGCTGATTGGCGCGATTCCCGTGCTGGGCGTGGCCATGGCGCAGAGCTACGAAACCTTCCTGCTGGCGCGCCTGGGTATCGGCGCGGTCGGCGCCAGCTTCGTCATCACCCAGTACCACACGTCGGTGATGTTCTCGCCGAAGGTGGTCGGCACCGCCAACGCGGCTGCGGCCGGTTGGGGCAATGCCGGCGGCGGCGCAGCGCAGGCGCTGATGCCGCTGCTGCTCACGGCCGTCGTGATGCTGGGCGTGAGCCAGTCGATGAGCTGGCGCGTGGCGCTGGTGGTCCCGGGCGTCATGATGATCATCATGGCCTTTGTTTACTGGCGCTACACGCAGGATTGCCCGGCCGGTAATTACGACGACCTGCGCAAGACCGGCGACCTGCCGGCCAGCGCCGGCAAGGGCGGCTGGGCCAGTTTCACCGAAGGCTGCCGCAACCACCGCGCCTGGCTGCTGTTCGTCACCTACGGCGCCTGCTTCGGCATCGAGATCTTCATCCACAACATCGCCGCCGTCTACTACGTCGATCACTTCGACCTGACCCTGGGCCAGGCCGGCATGGCCGCTGGCAGTTTCGGCCTCCTGGCGCTGTTCGCCCGCGCGCTGGGCGGCTGGCTGTCGGACCGCGCTGCCAGGGGCGGTGACGTCAATCGCCGCGTGACCATGTTGTTCGTGCTGATGATCGGCGAAGCGCTCGGCCTGTTGTGGTTCGCGCAGGCCGACGGCGTCGTGTTCGCCGTGGTCGCGATGCTGGTATTTGGCCTGTTCACGCACATGGCCTGCGGCGCGACCTACGCGCTGGTGCCCTTCGTGGCGCCCAGGGCGCTGGGCGGTGTGGCCGGCATCGTTGGCGCCGGTGGCAATGTCGGCGCCGTCGCCGCGGGCTTCCTGATGAAAGGCACGGGTGACATCCAGAGCACGCTCACGATCCTGAGCGGCCTGGTGCTGGTGGCCAGCCTGTGCGCGCTTGGCGCGCGCTTCGGCAGTACGTCCCGCGTCCCGTCCGCAACCGTTGCAGCATAA